The Triticum dicoccoides isolate Atlit2015 ecotype Zavitan chromosome 6A, WEW_v2.0, whole genome shotgun sequence genome has a window encoding:
- the LOC119314659 gene encoding protein DMP3-like, whose protein sequence is MASSSSPSSTMIQIHPLTTEEITTATTAAPMPSTGPTPPATVMSSVANLAQLLPTGTVLAYQALSPSFTNHGKCETSNQWLTGVLVVVLAMLCLFFSFTDSVVGRRDGKLYYGFATLHGFNVFNFSSEEERQEWNDLDQFRRLRLRPLDFVHAFFAAVVFLTVAFSDVGLQNCFFQDADRNTEELLKNLPMGMAFLSSFVFIIFPTKRKGIGFSDTAPPQKESHAQSDLTTPLLAGVEVA, encoded by the exons atggcctcttcttcttctccgtcatcCACGATGATCCAGATACACCCATTGACAACCGAGGAGATAACAACCGCAACCACGGCAGCGCCAATGCCTAGCACAGGGCCTACACCACCTGCCACGGTCATGTCGAGCGTCGCGAACCTAGCTCAGCTCCTGCCGACTGGCACGGTGTTGGCGTACCAGGCGTTGTCGCCGTCCTTCACCAACCATGGCAAGTGCGAGACCTCCAACCAGTGGCTCACAGGGGTGCTGGTTGTCGTCCTCGCCATGTTGTGCCTCTTCTTCTCCTTCACCGACAGCGTTGTTGGTCGCCGCGATGGAAAGCTATACTATGGCTTCGCCACACTGCACGGCTTCAACGTTTTCAACTTCTCCAGCGAGGAGGAGAGACAGGAGTGGAACGATCTCGACCAGTTCCGCAGGCTCCGCCTCCGGCCGCTGGACTTCGTGCACGCCTTCTTCGCGGCGGTGGTTTTCCTCACGGTAGCTTTCAGCGACGTGGGGCTGCAGAATTGTTTCTTTCAGGACGCCGACAGGAACACCGAGGAACTGCTCAAGAATCTGCCCATGGGCATGGCGTTTCTCTCCAGTTTTGTGTTCATCATCTTCCCCACCAAAAGGAAGGGCATTGGATTCAGCGACACCGCTCCTCCCCAGAAG GAAAGTCATGCTCAATCGGATTTGACGACACCGCTCCTCGCTGGCGTAGAAGTTGCTTGA
- the LOC119316127 gene encoding protein DMP10-like, with the protein MATSSSPSSTAIQIPPPAATKDVDDDGEITAPDTVPPPMPTPTMDRVMSSVTNLAQLLPTGTVLAYQALSPSFTNHGKCETSNQWLTVALVAILTVMCLFFSFTDSIVGHDGKLYYGVATPRGFNVFDFSREDESREWSRDQLRSLHLRPLDFVHSFFAAVLFLTVAFSDVGLQNCFFPDASRNAQELLKNLPLGMAFLSTVVFTIFPTKRKGVGFSDSTPRPKVDHLN; encoded by the coding sequence atggcaacttcttcttctccctcgtccACGGCGATCCAGATACCTCCACCGGCCGCCACCAAGGACGTTGACGACGACGGTGAGATAACAGCCCCCGACACGGTACCACCGCCAATGCCAACCCCTACCATGGACAGGGTCATGTCAAGCGTGACAAACCTTGCGCAGCTCCTGCCGACTGGCACGGTGCTGGCGTACCAGGCGCTAAGCCCATCCTTCACCAACCACGGCAAGTGCGAGACCTCCAACCAGTGGCTCACCGTGGCGCTGGTCGCCATCCTCACCGTCATgtgcctcttcttctcctttaccgACAGCATCGTCGGCCATGACGGAAAGCTCTACTACGGCGTAGCCACGCCGCGTGGCTTCAACGTGTTCGACTTCTCCAGGGAGGACGAGAGCCGTGAGTGGAGCAGGGACCAGCTCCGGAGTCTCCATCTCCGACCGCTGGACTTCGTGCACTCCTTCTTCGCGGCTGTGCTTTTCCTCACGGTGGCGTTCAGTGACGTGGGGCTGCAGAACTGCTTCTTCCCAGACGCCAGCAGGAACGCCCAGGAGCTGCTCAAGAACCTGCCACTCGGCATGGCCTTTCTATCCACCGTTGTGTTCACCATCTTCCCCACCAAAAGGAAGGGAGTCGGATTCAGCGACTCCACTCCTCGCCCGAAGGTTGATCACTTAAATTAG
- the LOC119316128 gene encoding protein DMP10-like, producing the protein MASSSSSPSSTAIQITPPIKKDDTEIVVTDTAVPTPTMNKVMSSVANLAQLLPTGTMLTYQALSPSFTNHGKCETSNRWLTMVLVAALASACLFFSFTYSIVSHRDGKQYYGFATPRGFKVFNFSNEEERQEWNDIYKFQRLRLGPLDFVHAFFTAVVFLTVAFSDVGLQTCFFPDAGGNTQELLKNLPLGMAFLSSFVFIIFPTKRKGIGFNDTTPPQKVVHPMNKV; encoded by the coding sequence atggcatcttcttcttcttctccatcgtCCACGGCGATCCAGATAACTCCACCAATCAAGAAAGATGATACTGAGATAGTAGTTACAGACACGGCAGTGCCAACTCCTACCATGAACAAGGTCATGTCGAGTGTCGCGAACCTTGCGCAGCTCCTGCCGACGGGCACGATGCTCACATACCAGGCATTGTCCCCGTCCTTCACCAACCACGGCAAGTGCGAGACCTCCAACCGGTGGCTCACCATGGTGCTGGTTGCCGCCCTCGCCTCCGCGTGCCTCTTCTTCTCCTTCACATACAGCATAGTCAGTCACCGTGACGGAAAGCAATATTACGGCTTCGCCACACCACGCGGCTTCAAAGTGTTCAACTTCTCCAACGAGGAGGAGAGGCAGGAGTGGAACGATATTTACAAGTTTCAGAGGCTACGCCTCGGGCCACTGGACTTTGTGCATGCCTTCTTTACGGCCGTGGTTTTCCTCACGGTGGCGTTTAGCGACGTCGGACTGCAGACCTGCTTCTTCCCGGACGCCGGCGGGAACACCCAAGAGTTGCTCAAGAACTTGCCGCTGGGAATGGCGTTTCTATCCAGCTTTGTGTTTATCATCTTCCCCACTAAAAGGAAGGGCATCGGATTCAACGACACTACTCCTCCCCAGAAGGTTGTCCATCCCATGAATAAAGTTTGA